In one Cyclopterus lumpus isolate fCycLum1 chromosome 24, fCycLum1.pri, whole genome shotgun sequence genomic region, the following are encoded:
- the mrps18a gene encoding 39S ribosomal protein S18a, mitochondrial: protein MAARSMLRSVWTSFSGLKVVNVNVQQVINVPQLSALTIQSRGIRQVVKKQEGKTTTIEGQIVDVLTGPQPPNPAAKCPIYRWNLQHKYNYTDVLLLSQFIRSDGGLMPRRITGLCPEEHRKIAICVQMAHRAGLLPDHKPQLPVGHVPKKTKPQLNRYLTRWSIDTVKPIYRTGLKWCKKRMAVGDPALKDNVRYSVKPLNIKH, encoded by the exons ATGGCAGCCCGCAGTATGCTGAGGTCTGTGTGGACCTCATTTTCGGGCTTGAAAGTAGTGAATGTTAATGTCCAACAGGTGATAAATGTTCCCCAACTATCGGCTTTAACCATTCAGAGTCGAGGGATCCGCCAAG TGGTGAAGAAGCAGGAGGGCAAAACAACAACG ATTGAGGGACAAATAGTGGACGTTCTAACGGGACCACAGCCTCCCAACCCCGCAGCCAAGTGTCCGATCTACAGATGGAACCtgcaacacaaatacaactaCACG GATGTCCTGTTGCTTAGTCAGTTCATCAGGTCAGATGGAGGGTTGATGCCAAGGAGAATCACCGGTCTCTGTCCTGAGGAGCATCGCAAGATTGCCATCTGTGTCCAGATGGCCCACAGAGCAG GTCTGCTCCCTGACCATAAACCCCAACTTCCAGTGGGCCACGTCCCAAAGAAGACCAAGCCACAACTTAACAG ATACCTCACTCGCTGGTCCATCGACACGGTGAAACCCATATATAGAACTGGACTGAAGTGGTGTAAGAAGCGCATGGCTGTCGGCGACCCAGCTCTCAAGGACAATGTGCGTTACAGTGTGAAGCCCCTTAATATAAAACACTGA